In Drosophila santomea strain STO CAGO 1482 chromosome 2L, Prin_Dsan_1.1, whole genome shotgun sequence, a single window of DNA contains:
- the LOC120458947 gene encoding RNA-binding protein 5-B isoform X1, producing the protein MDSSSRRSYSGGSGNEGGRGNDYYRSRPGSRYSRSRSRSRERNRGHGGFRHRNSRSRSRDRSPGFRNDQHRGGRGGAGNGDPDLYHNLINDDYRDQDERNYNSRSNFDNRQFRRHDSFDRRNRDRDGESDREINDYEYEQRSRDLGSRDRNSKDRDRFQNRSRSREHSRPWNRNHNHDDRSRSNERNTRHRDHRMYNGGGRNRSRDRDRDREQDRDRDRDRERRGSSDYDSDEGHMRRSKYRSTTEALNIIIIFGLTKEMTRADIMSELIKVNMEPACIRIIRKQGTDSSRGIAFVEFNTVEEAKQWMDITQGVLKLNDERVSMRYSHKRIQDWNCNKCGVCNFKFRFYCFVCKTSREDSETTFSSGSEGVDEVSSILTKKIMLRNLDALTNEEAVLTALQNHVKDLSKTVSKVVISRDSLTQASRGICYLHFDTLVDSMNVHNALTSLDPPLTLDDRLVAITYCNDLEERQALPKNPKALPVKANDPTVKDGDIPAVSPSGVGGKYTLADVPRLAEYSASLYASNPAEHAHYVQYYTEYYTADITKKNRDSHLTEANSGAAVALSAIQRKQKKMSNIETTITAAATAAAQAAAEVKATFAAQVVSAPKGNDGKIYPAPDVTQYQFDETSGYYYDSSTGLYYDAHSQYYYNNETGAYLYWDQRRSTYVLATPASTQAALQEVQADAEQKEEEAKKAKEKDKEKEGGNKHDKVKVAKKIVKDMEKWAKQLNQKKDYTAVATPQPILANEVPSTSRGNQGGYADVGFSILEKKERGKLNDYAPPPALGPMNKLVNAYGGTSDSEEDSAPSAQTTLSSSGVTGGGGGAEESDYVDFQKLTCLLCKRAFQSLEILQKHLKMSTLHKENLAKLNQHTGSSIEEALAYRDRAKERRLKYGESDPPPPNRSRERFEQELKTLQSRQKQSTSAAPAMPISSSNVGSRLLQKMGWSEGQGLGRKNQGRTQIIEADGRSNHVGLGNKSAQMIPGNDYKSYIKKMMKQRYENA; encoded by the exons ATGGACTCGAGTAGTCGGCGCAGTTACTCTGGAGGAAGTGGAAACGAGGGAGGACGGGGCAACGACTACTACAGATCCAGGCCTGGGTCTCGATACAGTCGATCAAGGTCGCGTTCCCG TGAGCGGAACCGAGGCCATGGAGGATTCAGGCACCGGAATTCCCGCTCCCGCAGTCGGGATCGGTCGCCCGGGTTCAGGAACGATCAGCATCGCGGTGGTCGAGGAGGAGCTGGTAACGGTGACCCCGACCTGTACCACAACCTGATCAACGACGACTACAGGGATCAGGATGAGCGCAACTACAACTCCAGGAGTAACTTTGATAATCGTCAGTTCCGGAGACATGATAGCTTTGACCGTCGGAATCGGGACAGAGATGGCGAGAGTGATCGAGAAATAAACGACTATGAGTACGAACAGCGCTCCCGCGACTTGGGCTCACGTGATCGTAACTCTAAGGACAGGGACAGGTTTCAGAATAGAAGTCGCAGCCGGGAACATAGCAGACCCTGGAACAGGAACCACAATCACGACgacagaagcagaagcaacgAGCGGAACAC GCGCCATCGAGATCATCGCATGTATAACGGAGGTGGCAGGAATCGTAGTCGCGATCGAGATCGGGATCGGGAGCAagatcgggatcgggatcgtGATCGGGAGAGAAGAGGCTCGTCGGATTATGACAGCGATGAAGGCCACATGCGCAGGAGCAAATACCGATCCACCACTGAAGCccttaatattattataatctTCGGTCTAACCAAGGAAATGACCAGAGCAGAT ATTATGAGCGAGCTGATAAAGGTGAACATGGAGCCAGCCTGCATTCGCATTATCCGGAAACAAGGAACAG ATTCATCACGCGGTATAGCGTTTGTCGAGTTTAACACCGTTGAGGAGGCAAAGCAATGGATGGATATTACACAG GGCGTTCTGAAGCTAAACGACGAGCGGGTGAGCATGCGATACAGCCACAAGCGCATTCAGGACTGGAATTGCAACAAG TGTGGCGTCTGCAACTTCAAGTTTAGATTCTATTGCTTTGTGTGCAAAACATCCCGGGAAGACAGCGAAACCACCTTTTCCTCCGGCAGCGAGGGCGTGGACGAAGTCAGCAGCATCCTCACCAAAA AGATCATGCTACGCAACCTGGACGCCCTGACCAACGAAGAGGCGGTGCTCACGGCCCTCCAAAATCATGTAAAGGATCTGAGCAAGACGGTGAGCAAGGTGGTAATCAGTCGGGATTCCCTGACCCAGGCTTCGCGAGGAATTTGCTATCTTCACTTCGACACTCTCGTCGACTCGATGAATGTGCACAATGCCTTGACTTCGCTGGATCCTCCACTTACCCTAGACGACAGACTTG TGGCCATCACCTATTGCAACGACCTGGAGGAGCGCCAAGCATTGCCCAAGAATCCTAAAGCATTACCAGTTAAAGCCAACGATCCAACTGTCAAAGACGGGGACATTCCAGCGGTTTCTCCTTCAGGAGTGGGTGGAAAATATACTCTGGCCGATGTTCCACGACTCGCGGAATATAGTGCCTCCCTCTACGCTTCGAATCCCGCAGAGCACGCCCATTATGTCCAGTACTATACGGAATATTACACGGCAGATATAACCAAAAAGAACAGGGACTCTCATTTAACTGAAGCCAATTCCGGAGCAGCGGTTGCCCTCTCGGCCATCCAGCGCAAGCAGAAGAAGATGAGCAATATCGAGACCACAATCACAGCGGCGGCCACAGCTGCCGCACAGGCAGCGGCGGAAGTGAAGGCCACATTTGCTGCTCAGGTGGTCAGTGCGCCCAAGGGCAATGATGGAAAGATCTACC CCGCTCCCGATGTGACGCAGTACCAGTTTGATGAGACATCCGGCTACTATTACGACAGTAGCACGGGTCTCTACTACGATGCCCACTCGCAGTACTACTACAACAACGAGACGGGTGCGTATCTGTACTGGGATCAGCGCAGGAGCACCTATGTGCTGGCCACGCCGGCCTCCACTCAGGCAGCTCTCCAGGAAGTCCAGGCCGACGCCGAAcaaaaggaggaggaggccaaaAAGGCAAAGGAGAAGGATAAGGAAAAGGAGGGCGGAAACAAGCACGACAAAGTCAAGGTGGCCAAGAAGATTGTCAAGGACATGGAGAAGTGGGCCAAGCAGCTAAACCAGAAAAAGGACTACACAGCAGTGGCCACCCCACAACCCATATTGGCAAACGAAGTACCCAGCACTTCGCGTGGCAATCAAGGCGGATATGCTGATGTGGGATTCTCTATTCTCGAGAAAAAGGAGCGGGGCAAGTTGAACGACTATGCGCCACCACCGGCGCTGGGTCCAATGAACAAGTTAGTAAATGCCTATGGCGGAACATCGGACTCCGAGGAGGACAGTGCTCCAAGTGCGCAAACCACACTGAGCTCATCGGGTGTTaccggcggcggaggaggcgcTGAAGAGTCTGATTACGTGGACTTCCAGAAGCTTACGTGCCTGCTCTGCAAACGTGCCTTCCAATCGTTGGAAATCCTCCAGAAGCACCTGAAGATGTCCACTCTGCACAAGGAGAACCTGGCCAAGCTCAATCAACACACTGGAAGCAGCATCGAAGAGGCACTGGC CTATCGAGATCGTGCCAAAGAGCGCCGGCTGAAGTACGGCGAGAGCGATCCTCCTCCACCAAATAGGAGCAGGGAGCGTTTCGAGCAGGAACTAAAGACACTGCAGTCGCGGCAAAAGCAGTCTACCAGCGCTGCTCCAGCCATGCCCATCAGTTCCAGCAACGTGGGCAGTCGACTGCTGCAGAAGATGGGTTGGTCGGAGGGCCAGGGATTGGGCAGGAAGAACCAGGGACGCACCCAGATCATAGAG GCTGATGGACGCTCCAACCATGTGGGTTTGGGCAACAAATCGGCACAGATGATACCGGGCAACGACTACAAATCCTACATAAAGAAGATGATGAAGCAGCGCTATGAGAATGCCTGA
- the LOC120458947 gene encoding RNA-binding protein 5 isoform X2, translating to MRYSHKRIQDWNCNKCGVCNFKFRFYCFVCKTSREDSETTFSSGSEGVDEVSSILTKKIMLRNLDALTNEEAVLTALQNHVKDLSKTVSKVVISRDSLTQASRGICYLHFDTLVDSMNVHNALTSLDPPLTLDDRLVAITYCNDLEERQALPKNPKALPVKANDPTVKDGDIPAVSPSGVGGKYTLADVPRLAEYSASLYASNPAEHAHYVQYYTEYYTADITKKNRDSHLTEANSGAAVALSAIQRKQKKMSNIETTITAAATAAAQAAAEVKATFAAQVVSAPKGNDGKIYPAPDVTQYQFDETSGYYYDSSTGLYYDAHSQYYYNNETGAYLYWDQRRSTYVLATPASTQAALQEVQADAEQKEEEAKKAKEKDKEKEGGNKHDKVKVAKKIVKDMEKWAKQLNQKKDYTAVATPQPILANEVPSTSRGNQGGYADVGFSILEKKERGKLNDYAPPPALGPMNKLVNAYGGTSDSEEDSAPSAQTTLSSSGVTGGGGGAEESDYVDFQKLTCLLCKRAFQSLEILQKHLKMSTLHKENLAKLNQHTGSSIEEALAYRDRAKERRLKYGESDPPPPNRSRERFEQELKTLQSRQKQSTSAAPAMPISSSNVGSRLLQKMGWSEGQGLGRKNQGRTQIIEADGRSNHVGLGNKSAQMIPGNDYKSYIKKMMKQRYENA from the exons ATGCGATACAGCCACAAGCGCATTCAGGACTGGAATTGCAACAAG TGTGGCGTCTGCAACTTCAAGTTTAGATTCTATTGCTTTGTGTGCAAAACATCCCGGGAAGACAGCGAAACCACCTTTTCCTCCGGCAGCGAGGGCGTGGACGAAGTCAGCAGCATCCTCACCAAAA AGATCATGCTACGCAACCTGGACGCCCTGACCAACGAAGAGGCGGTGCTCACGGCCCTCCAAAATCATGTAAAGGATCTGAGCAAGACGGTGAGCAAGGTGGTAATCAGTCGGGATTCCCTGACCCAGGCTTCGCGAGGAATTTGCTATCTTCACTTCGACACTCTCGTCGACTCGATGAATGTGCACAATGCCTTGACTTCGCTGGATCCTCCACTTACCCTAGACGACAGACTTG TGGCCATCACCTATTGCAACGACCTGGAGGAGCGCCAAGCATTGCCCAAGAATCCTAAAGCATTACCAGTTAAAGCCAACGATCCAACTGTCAAAGACGGGGACATTCCAGCGGTTTCTCCTTCAGGAGTGGGTGGAAAATATACTCTGGCCGATGTTCCACGACTCGCGGAATATAGTGCCTCCCTCTACGCTTCGAATCCCGCAGAGCACGCCCATTATGTCCAGTACTATACGGAATATTACACGGCAGATATAACCAAAAAGAACAGGGACTCTCATTTAACTGAAGCCAATTCCGGAGCAGCGGTTGCCCTCTCGGCCATCCAGCGCAAGCAGAAGAAGATGAGCAATATCGAGACCACAATCACAGCGGCGGCCACAGCTGCCGCACAGGCAGCGGCGGAAGTGAAGGCCACATTTGCTGCTCAGGTGGTCAGTGCGCCCAAGGGCAATGATGGAAAGATCTACC CCGCTCCCGATGTGACGCAGTACCAGTTTGATGAGACATCCGGCTACTATTACGACAGTAGCACGGGTCTCTACTACGATGCCCACTCGCAGTACTACTACAACAACGAGACGGGTGCGTATCTGTACTGGGATCAGCGCAGGAGCACCTATGTGCTGGCCACGCCGGCCTCCACTCAGGCAGCTCTCCAGGAAGTCCAGGCCGACGCCGAAcaaaaggaggaggaggccaaaAAGGCAAAGGAGAAGGATAAGGAAAAGGAGGGCGGAAACAAGCACGACAAAGTCAAGGTGGCCAAGAAGATTGTCAAGGACATGGAGAAGTGGGCCAAGCAGCTAAACCAGAAAAAGGACTACACAGCAGTGGCCACCCCACAACCCATATTGGCAAACGAAGTACCCAGCACTTCGCGTGGCAATCAAGGCGGATATGCTGATGTGGGATTCTCTATTCTCGAGAAAAAGGAGCGGGGCAAGTTGAACGACTATGCGCCACCACCGGCGCTGGGTCCAATGAACAAGTTAGTAAATGCCTATGGCGGAACATCGGACTCCGAGGAGGACAGTGCTCCAAGTGCGCAAACCACACTGAGCTCATCGGGTGTTaccggcggcggaggaggcgcTGAAGAGTCTGATTACGTGGACTTCCAGAAGCTTACGTGCCTGCTCTGCAAACGTGCCTTCCAATCGTTGGAAATCCTCCAGAAGCACCTGAAGATGTCCACTCTGCACAAGGAGAACCTGGCCAAGCTCAATCAACACACTGGAAGCAGCATCGAAGAGGCACTGGC CTATCGAGATCGTGCCAAAGAGCGCCGGCTGAAGTACGGCGAGAGCGATCCTCCTCCACCAAATAGGAGCAGGGAGCGTTTCGAGCAGGAACTAAAGACACTGCAGTCGCGGCAAAAGCAGTCTACCAGCGCTGCTCCAGCCATGCCCATCAGTTCCAGCAACGTGGGCAGTCGACTGCTGCAGAAGATGGGTTGGTCGGAGGGCCAGGGATTGGGCAGGAAGAACCAGGGACGCACCCAGATCATAGAG GCTGATGGACGCTCCAACCATGTGGGTTTGGGCAACAAATCGGCACAGATGATACCGGGCAACGACTACAAATCCTACATAAAGAAGATGATGAAGCAGCGCTATGAGAATGCCTGA
- the LOC120458948 gene encoding uncharacterized protein DDB_G0287625 isoform X4, with protein MAKGQNANTEYNYHRFALDMDSRYGRSFSGGNGNGSESGYRRYTRSRSRSRSRSRERSRDRNEYRRRNSRSRSRERSSHYRHDRSPDRDLYRDLINEDYEDQGSYNSRHSFDHRQHHKEDNYDRRDADSQDRRDHDSYSHDRHEQKNYDKRGQDKYDKDRDHRWKNYDRVSKERNHDDFDRGSERSSRSNDHRQFNNNGSSNSSSSNRDRDRERERERQYSSDEDSDMANEFRQRGGQNSGSSVEPLNNIIIFGLRKHVTEADIMGELIKVDMEPTSIRVMRKQPTGCPPTGRSSCHHAVQSHSHLGLDLR; from the exons ATGGCAAAAGGCCAAAACGCAAACACTGAATATAATTACCATCGATTCGCATTAGATATGGATTCTCGATATGGTCGCAGCTTCTCTGGAGGCAATGGAAACGGCAGCGAATCGGGCTACAGACGCTACACTCGCTCCCGTTCCCGGTCCCGCTCACGCTCTAG GGAGCGAAGTCGGGACCGCAATGAGTACAGACGTCGCAACTCCCGTTCCCGCAGTCGGGAGCGCTCCTCCCACTACAGACACGATCGCAGTCCGGATCGCGATCTCTACCGCGATCTGATCAACGAGGATTACGAGGATCAGGGTAGCTACAACTCCAGGCACAGTTTTGACCACCGCCAGCATCACAAGGAGGACAACTACGATCGTCGGGATGCTGATAGCCAGGATCGCAGGGATCATGACAGCTACAGCCACGACCGTCATGAACAGAAGAACTACGATAAGCGTGGCCAGGATAAATACGATAAGGACCGCGATCATCGCTGGAAAAACTACGATCGGGTTTCGAAGGAGCGCAACCATGATGACTTCGATCGAGGATCAGAGCGCAGCAG CCGCAGCAATGACCATCGGCAGTTCAACAACAATGGAAGTAGCAACTCCAGCAGCAGTAATAGAGACCGCGACAGGGAGCGCGAACGCGAGAGACAGTATTCCTCGGATGAGGACAGCGACATGGCCAACGAATTCAGGCAGCGAGGTGGCCAAAACAGTGGCAGTAGCGTGGAGCCCTTGAACAACATAATCATCTTTGGGCTGAGGAAGCACGTCACGGAAGCAGAC ATCATGGGCGAGCTGATCAAGGTCGACATGGAGCCCACTTCCATTCGCGTGATGAGGAAACAGCCAACAG GGTGTCCTCCAACTGGGCGATCATCGTGTCACCATGCAGTACAGTCACACTCGCATCTCGGATTGGACTTGCGTTAA